AAATATTTTGAACTGTTGTAAGGCTAATTTGTTGCTACAAAGACATGCATCTActgatacatttttattaagagatacataataataatcatgagGTATTCAAGAAATATGACAAAGTTTTGTAAAGGAATATTTGCAGAGGTGTCACAGGCTGGTCAAAGATTCTTCAGTGGACAGGACGTCCCTCCCGAGGCCTTTCTCCTGTCCACATCATCCGCTGACCCGACCTGTTCACACGTCCTGGACCGAGCAGCAGATACAGCAGCTGGAGTGAAAACTCATACCTCGCTCTTTACTGTTTGTCCTTTCCTGAGATAGAGACAAAAGAGACGCTTACTGCCACTCTGCAAGCATGTGCAACAACACTGATTCACAGCTACAGAAAtggaggtggaaaaaaaaaaaacacaccgCACATCCTCAAAACCCCCAAACTAACATCCCTCAAGAGAGGAACAGTGTCCTACTTGTTTTAAAGAATCTGCAGGGTTCGCTGTGGACAGTTCTCATTATTTTCTACTTTTGGCTAAAAATAGTTCCCAATTAAAATAGCTGAGAGTGGGGTTTTGTGGATTGTCCTGAGTAACCCACAGCATTGTTTATGAAGAGGCAGGTtttatgatttaaaatgaaacagcagttaGTCCAGAATGCCTCGCTCACATCTGTTTACCTTTGCTGGGGACAAACTTGAGCGAGTGGCTGAATATTCAAAAACGTGAGACTCCCTCTTCTGGACCGTCATTCACAAACTCATGGCCCAGCCCGTTGCCACACTTGCCACACAGAACCTGGGTACATACAAAACCAATACACATGAAATCACCTGTTGTAGCTTATATGCCAGGTATGAAAGTATAGATTATTGATTGTAAATGATGCTCTAGCAGTAAAACAAAGATGGGCCAGTCCTTTAAAATGAGCAACAGCAAATTTATGAGCTGTAAAATAAGATTACTGGGTCTCTGACCTTGTAGGCAGTGAGAGTCTCCATCATCTTGGTGACACTGTCCTCTctgattgtgtctgtgaaagCTGGCCAAGGAGACGAGTGGGCGAACTTGGACCGACTGGAGAACAGGGGATGGTTACACTTGGAGCACACATACATACCTGCAGGAGACATTTACTTTTAAAGACAGTTGCTTTGTTTCATTCCCCAACATAAAAAGATTATTattgaaaataatgtgaatagggcagtggttcccaacctaagGTGTCCAAACACCCTTGTGGGTCCAAAagtaaatctgaggggtcagTTTTGTTCACccttacttttctttttcttgcgtttttaaaaatacattttcacctCTTCAAATCTCTAAAAATCAGCCGACAACTTGTGTCAACATTAAGGCTCCAACATGTAATATGAAGTCCCAACTTGCTTTCTTTTGAGGGATTACAAGCCGAAGAAAAATGGCGTCATTTTAATAACATACCACATCGTAGAGTTAAAAAGTTGATTTCAATATGAAGCAAATTCATATTACTGCGGTGCTTTCACCATGATCATCAATAAAGAGATTTATTTCTTATTGTTATCTATTTATATTAGAAGCTTCATACTAATCCGACAAATTATGaaatattatgaaataaaaatagagaCAAACTACTCTTTATCACTCAGATTTTACCAACAGACGCGCTCTCCCTCTGCACCCGTCACTGTGATATTACACAATGATATTACAAGTATGTGATAAAATTGTTAATTGTATAGCCGAAAATACGCTTTAAAAGCGTTAATTAAGTGAAAACAGTAGCcgcaaattaaaaataaaaaggtaatTTCGTCCTCCATAATCCAGACTAGGAGGTTACATCACATCACTGAATAACAGTCATCGCTGCTCACCTGGTTTGAAATGATCCTTGTAGATCTCACCGccaaaaaactgacagaaagacatGTTGCGGTGTCTCTACAGAGCAGATAAAGGCAAAGAAATATTGGTTAATCTGgctcagtctttttttaaacgGCGGGCAGGAAGAGTAGCTGCTTTCCTCCTTCTCGTGTGAGGTGATCCTGGCTGGAGATTTAACGGGAACTCCGCCCACTGCTGTTATCTGTATTAACACTAGAtgtcagtgtctgacagcaggCGCACAGGTGCGCGTCTGAAACGCTGTTCCAGCGATTGGTAGAGCTGCTACTCAGCATGGCATCATTAATACTATTTTGTAAAAACCCAAACTAAGGAAACAGGTTATGTTTAAAGTCTGAGGAAATGTATGAGTATGACACATGCAGATCACTCTCACTGTTACATACGAACATCTACAGTGGGATCTGATGTCTATTGCTGCAAGTTGAACAGTCATCTCAGACATATGTTAGCTTTATCAGTGTCTGTAGTGTCAGTATCGGCAAGTATCAAGAGCATGACCATCAAAACACTTTCAGCTTTATTGTATGATAAAACACAGAGTCTcatattgaaaataaatattcttTTCTTGATGGAAACTGGGAGAGTTCAGAAATGATATTTCCATCTGTTGTAGGTCTTTATCCTTCATT
Above is a window of Lates calcarifer isolate ASB-BC8 linkage group LG23, TLL_Latcal_v3, whole genome shotgun sequence DNA encoding:
- the msrb1b gene encoding methionine-R-sulfoxide reductase B1b, with protein sequence MSFCQFFGGEIYKDHFKPGMYVCSKCNHPLFSSRSKFAHSSPWPAFTDTIREDSVTKMMETLTAYKVLCGKCGNGLGHEFVNDGPEEGVSRFUIFSHSLKFVPSKGKDKQ